The stretch of DNA TATTGACGGTTTCCAACTGGAATCGACTTGTCATACGATCCGTATCGCGACGCCAATCATCCAGTACCTTAAAATCACACTCCAACTTGAGTCGCTCTTCCCCATACATTTGATTAAACCCTTCACCCATCTCATTTAAATATTCCTGACTTTGATTGAACTCCTCATGGCAGGTCTCAATCCACTTTTGGAAGGAGAGGTAGAAATTCGGCATCACCGTTTGTTCTAAATACTCTTGAATCCGTCGATTCATTTCTTCATTAAGCTCAAGGTGAATTTTACTAAAATTACTATCTTCCTTAATCAAAGAAGAACATTCCTGAAGCATCTTCGGAACAGTTGCTGAAATATCCTGCTGAATGGTTTCCTTTATCGCACGATAGGAGCTCACAATAGCCTTTGTTTTCTGAACTTCAGTATCCCTCAGCTGATTTACGGCCCCATTCAACTTTATTAACATTTCTTCATTCCAGCGGATGGATTCTACTAGTTGATTCTCAACTTCAATCCGTTTTTGTAAAAGACTTGAAATCGTTGTCCGAATAAAATACAACAGCTTCGCTAAACGCTTATCTTCTATATTTCTAGTATATTTAATAGACTGAATAAATTTCGTTAAATCCAGTAGCTGTTGTTTTCGATCATATTGAGATGAAAAAGCAAAAACGTTTGCATCCGGTAGATATGAATGAATCAACGACCTAGTTTCATCAAAAATTTGAATAGCTTCTTGCTCATTGTCGATCGTATCCATCTTACTTAACACAAAATGAACCGGAATGTCAGGTGCTAACTCTTGTATTTGACTAAGTACCTTTCGTTCCTTCTCCGAAAACGGAGAATTAGCATCAAGTACAAATAGAATTCTGTCTGCTACATGAAGATTTCTTAATACCTCGAACTGTTCATACTGGTTCCCTTTTAATCCAGGGGTATCAATGAATGCAATTCTATTTTCCTGTAAAAATTGATTAGGGTGTCTAAATTCAATAATAGATTCTAAGGCATTACGGCGTCGATCCATACGTTCTTGGAAATCTGTAAAACCAGGTAAGATGGTGAACGCATTATCGGTAATTTCCAGAATTTCTTCTTCCTCTGCATCAGTAAACATAACCATAGAGGATGTTGGACCATCCTGTAACTCTTCTCCTAACACCATGTTAATAAAAGCCGATTTCCCGCTCCCACTTAATCCTGCAATGAATATATGCTGAGTATCAAAATCACTTAACTGATCAACGATCCATTTCACTCGATTATTTTTACCCATATCATGTGCCTCAGCCCAACTCAAGATGCTGTTAAGTAGTGATAGACACTCATCTTGCTCATCAAAATGTAATTCGGTTGTACTTATTAAATTTTCTGCCTCACTCACAATCGACCTACTGATACTTTCCGGAAACAGTTCATTCCACGAAAGAACTGCAGCGGATGAAATAACTACAGTTGATGGGTCAGCAAGTCTGAGCCAATTCGTTAATAGATCTGGAATAAAACCTTGTAGCATTTTAATGAAGTATCTTCCCTCAATTAAGCTTAAATAGGTTTCCTTATGAAGTTGAGAAAGGACAGACCAGTTACTGCCTCGATCAATACCGAGATTTAATAACAAGTGATTGATTTCTGTAATCCATGTAAAATAGGATTCTTCATTCAGGTAACTCTCCCAAAGTGAAGCAATGAGCTGTTCAAACCTTTTCTGATCGAGGTTAAACAAGAGAATTAACACCTGTGAGAAATAACTTGGTTGATGGTTCTTCGCTACGCCCTTTTCAATATACGAATGGATGACATCAAACCATTGTAACGTTTCCGTACGCTTAGCTTCATTTACTGCTAATTCAATCGCATTGGTCCAATCCTGCTGTTCCTCAAAAAAGGCGCGGGCGATTTCGGTCACATTTGGATAATCAGGATTGGCATTAACCGTCTTTTTAATGGTAGACACTGCTGCCTCTAATTTACCTCGTTCGATATAGAGTGAAAATAAATGTAAAGCGACCTCTGTATTTAAAGTAAGATTATCGGATTTTATGGCTGTATAAATATCTTCTGCTGTAGATACTAGACCAAGCTCATTGTATGCATCTGCTGTATTTTTCTTAGCCCATGGTTCAAGTTCATCGGTGATATTTTCCCATTTAAAAATAGCTGCTTCGTAATCTTTATGATGAAAATACACTTCACCCTGGGCAAAGCGAATCGATGATAAATCAGGAACATCCTTTTGCGCTTCCTCTTGAAATGCTTCACCCAGCACCTGAATGGGGTGAATATCCTCATGTTCATTAATGAACATTGTAAAATAGGTCTTTTCTTTTAATTGCTTTTCTAACGTCATTATATTTCCCTCCAATTGCAACCACTCTATGTCATTCATATGGAAAAGAGGCACAATTATTCCATATAGTATTCGACCTAAGTTCAGAATATAAGTCCCAATTATTAAGATTCTATCAGAGGTATTTTTTAAAAAGATGTCAGTTGTATGTCAATTTGGAGTCAAATGTAACTGAACATGAGAAGAATTGATTAATAAGACAGATGGGACCTTCTTCCCTTTTATACCCTGGGCGAAGTATAATAAAACCAAAGAATAGAAGGAGAAGTTCACTTTGGACAAGGAACAAGCGATCGTTTTATCCCATTGTATTGAAAATGCAAATCACTTTATTTTTGAAATAAAGAAGCTTGAAACAGTTGGTGGAGTTTTACCGAGATTCCATCAATGGACAAATGGAAAAAATACATTAGCTGGATACGAAGTAAAACGGTTAGATAGTGATACAGGCTATTACTTTTTATTCATTGATTGGCATCGAAATGAAAACTACTATTTAGTGATTTATGCACATGACAAGTCCACCACCTGTGCCGAAATTCGGCAAATTCAAGAGATTGATGGAGTACCACATTTTGTTTGGATGTATAAGCCGTTTAAACGAGACGGAAAAAACGACCAAAGAAAAGCCTTTTTCAAACAAATGTTTGGATCGACAACGATTCAAATCAAACTCCCTTCCTCTCCGCATGAGGTGGATGACTTTTTCAACCAATTGTTTAAGCTCTGTCAAAACCGGATTAAAGCCGACAAGATTGTTGACACTTTTGACTTTGAAAATTAGGAAAAGGGAGGCCCTGGAGCCTCCCTTTCTAGTAACTTATTATAAAACCTTACTTAAAAATGCTTTTGTCCGTTCTTCCTTTGGATGTTCGAATAATTCAATTGGGACATTTTCTTCAACAATTAAGCCGCCGTCCATGAAGATCACGCGATCGCCCACTTCTTTAGCAAAGCCCATTTCATGGGTGACCACGACCATTGTCATCCCTTCTTTAGCCAGCTGCTTCATTACCTCTAGTACCTCACCGACCATTTCTGGATCGAGGGCAGAAGTTGGTTCATCAAACAGCATGATTTTCGGCTCCATTGCGAGTGCCCTTGCTATCGCAACCCGTTGCTTTTGCCCGCCGGATAAAGAATCAGGATAGGCCTCGGCCTTGTCTTCTAATCCTACTTTCCGTAAAAGCTCTAATCCTTTTTCCCTTGCCTTTTCTGCTGGCACATTCCTTACCTTCATAGGGGCAAGCATAATATTTTCAATCACCTTTTTATGCGGAAAAAGATTGAATTGCTGAAACACCATTCCCACTTCGGTTCGGACTTTATTAATATCCGTTTGCTTGTCCGTTAAGTCAACACCTTCAATACATACATGGCCGCCCGTGATGGTCTCAAGCATATTTAGACAACGAAGGAAAGTGGATTTTCCTGAACCAGATGGACCGATGACAACTACTACCTCTTGCGGCTTGACGGTCACATTGATATCTTTTAGCACCTCATTCGATCCAAAGGATTTTTTTAACTTTTTTACCTGTATCATTCTGTTGCAAACCTCCTTTCAAGACGATTTAATAGATAGTTTAAAGTTAAGGTTAGCACTAGATAAATTACTGCTGCAGATAGGTACGGCTCCCATGGACGCATGTATTGGCCTTGCATTGCCCGACCCCAGTACATCAACTCAGGAGCAGCAATTAATGCTGCAAGCGAAGAATCTTTAATTAATACGATAAACTCATTCCCAAGCGGAGGAATCATTCTCTTGAAGGCTTGGGGTAAAATAACAAATCGCATAGCTTGTCCATGTGTCATCCCAAGTGAACGAGCCGCCTCCATCTGACCTTTATCAATGGATTGAATTCCAGCACGGAATATTTCAGCCACATATGCAGCTGAATTTAATGAAAGAGCTAATATCGCTGCTACAATTGCATTGGTTGTACCTATAAATGCAGGGACAACCGCAAAATGGATTAATAAAATTTGCACCATTAACGGGGTACCACGGAAAAAGTTAATGTACCAGCTAAAAGGCAGTGCATAAAGCCTTTTTTGCGACATTTTTCCTAAACCTATAAATAAGCCAAGGAATGTACCAATCAAAATACTGGCGACTGAAAAGCCTATGGTTAATAATGTTCCCTTTAAAAGTAAGGGTGCATATTCAACAATTATATCCCACCTAAAATCCATTAAAGATCCCCCTGCCTATTGTGCATTTTTCTAAGTAGAGAAATTTGTAATCTAACCAAAAATTGCGTAACTGCCTATGATTAGAAGTTACGCAATAATAGAAGATTTGAAGAATTAACTATTGTTGATCCTTTAAAACGTTGGTATCAGGTTCCACATCAAACCACTTCTTATAGATTTTTGCATAGGTTCCATTATCAATTACTTTTTTAACTGCCTTATCTAAATCGCCTTTTAGCTTACTACCCTTTGGTAATAGCAAACCATAGAATTCATTTTCAAATGCCCCATCGTCTTCAATGAATTCAAAATTATCCTTTGGATTATTTTTTACGTATGTTTCTACAACTGAATTATCGGCAACAACTGCGTCTACTCCACCATTTTTCAGCTCAAGGATTGCTAGATTGTTGTTTTCAAACTTTTTTAGATTAGAATTATTTTTACCAAAAAGATTTTCCACAACTTCCTGTCCTGTTGTTCCATTTTGTACAGCTATCTTTTTACCCTCTAAATCCTTTGCACTCTTGATAGGGCTTCCTTTCGGTACAAGAATCTCATTCTTTGATAAGAAGTAAGGAACTGTAAAGTCATAGGATTCTTGTCGTTCTGGTGTAATTGTAATCGCGGAAACAGCAAAATCCGCTGTCTTCTTTTCAATTTCAACAAAGATTGGATCCCAGCCAACATGCTCAATCTTTACATCATAACCTGCTTCTTTTGCTACTGCATTAACAAAGTCAACATCGAAACCCACGATTTTATCTTTATCCTGGTATTCAAAAGGTGCATAAGCTGCATCGGTAACCACTCTTAATGTTTTTTCACCGTCGCCTCCTGTTTTACTTGTCCCACAGGCTGATAGAATTAAGAGAAATGCCACCATGAAAACTGTTGAAACTAATTTTAATTTCTTCATTTCTAGACCTCCATTATTTTTTTATAAAAACAATTTTACCAAATAATAATAATATTTTGAATATAAATGATTATAACTTTTTTTGTGTATATATTCAATCGTTATAATTTTCTTACTATAGTAAAACGTTAATAGACTAACGTATTTGGGCACTGGATCTTTAGCTGAAACTTTATTAAAAGAAATTATATTTCAGAATAAATACTAATTATGAATTATTAATACTTGAATACTATGAAGGAAGACTCTATCAGACAATGCCACCTATACCAGACAGAGTCGTATCTACTGATGGAACAGTACTATATACAAAATGGAATATACACTCTGTCCAAAGTTGCCCTGCCTTTTGACAGTGTTTCGTTTTTTTCTGCCAACTCTGTCCAAAGTTGTTTTGTCTTCTGACAGTGTCTCGCTTTTTTCAACCAACTCTGTCCGAAGTTTCCTGGCCTTCTGACAGTGTTTCGTTTTTTTCTGACAACTCTGTCCAAAGTTGCCCTGCCTTTTGACAGTGTTTCGCTTTTTTCAGTCAACTCTGTCCAAAGTTGCCTTGCCTTCTGACAGTGTTTCGCTTTTTTCAAGTCAAGCCTGTCCAAAGTTGCCCTGCCTTCTGACAGTGTTTCCCTGTTTTCTGACAACTCTGTCCAAAGTTGCCCTGCCTTCTGACAGTGTTTCGCTTTTTTCTGACAACTCTGTCCAAAGTTACCCTGCCTTTTGACAGTGTTTCGCTTTTTTCAACCCCCTCTGTCCAAAGTTGCCCTGCCTTCTGACAGTGTTTCGCTTTTTTCAACCAACACTGTCCGAAGTTGCCTAGCCTTCTGACAGTGTTTCCCTTTTTTCTGCCAACACTGTCCCGAGTTGCTTTAGAATCCAGAACAAAAAAGTACATTGAGCAACAAAACTTACGAAAAGAGCTTCTTTAAAGAATACGTTACAAAAGATATATAGGCATTCGCCGTTACAGCCCGAAAGTACCGGCATAATTTATAGGGTATATATCATGTTAGGAGAGATGCCCAATGAACCCTTATGGTTATTATCAACTTCCACAAATGCCTATTGAATATCATAGCTATGTTCCAGCTGAGCAAATGAATTCTTATGTAACACACGATCCTTATGTAACACAAGACCTTTATGCAACCCACGACCCATATGCAACACAAATTCAATATGACCCAAATCGCCAGCCTCAACAGCTAGAGCGTCGAGTCAATCAGCTAGAAAGACAAAATGAGCGTCAGGAAAGAGAAATCAACCAGCTTCAACGAGATGTTAATCAGCTTCAACGCCGTCTACAACGAGTGAATCAACGTGTTCGCGTTCTCGAAAGAAGATTTAACATTCAATTCACTCCATTTGATGGAGAGTATTAAGCCATTTAATAAGAACCAGGCGCGGTGCTGCTTGGTTCTTTTTCAATATAAATCTTACATAGTTATAAGCGATTCTCCCATTGAATTTCGCCATCTGGAAAAATCCTGTTACCTTTTCTTACACAGTTACTGACAAAGGGTACAAATTCAGATAAGTTTTTCAATATAAACACAGAGAGGAAGATCAATATGTATCAAAGACAAGAGATTCAATTAGCTGAAAAGATTCTTCAGTTAGATAGGTTACGAGATGAATTGTACGAAGAACTAATGAAGGTCATGGGATCCCAAGCAAACGACCTTTTAAGAAAACTACAAAATTATTAGAATTATGAGGAGGGGAAAATTTGGCCACTCATTTACGTAAAGGTCTCGAACGGCTAAAACAATTTTATATAAAAAAATTAATGGAATCGGAACAACAAAGCGGTGGTACATCAGCCAGCGAGCTTCATTCCCTTACCATCAGAGAACTCGCAAATCTTTATAAAAAAACATACCCCGCTAATAAGTAATATCACTTCTATTCATATAACCTTTTCAAAATAAATTATGCATTATAGTACCAAAATCCAGTCCAATGTGAGAAAATCTAACGTATAATGTAATGTATATTGCGAATTTTCCAACTAAAACACGAACGGGTGTGGTGAGAGTTTAAATGGGAAAAGATTTATCATATAAAGATAAGAAGGTAATCACAATTGGAATCGTTAGAGATCTAACCGGTCTTTCTGAAAGACAAATAAGATATTACGAAGAGCGGAAACTTATTTTTCCTGAAAGATCAGCGGGCGGCAGCCGAAAATTCTCTTTTTCCGATGTGGAATTACTGATGGAAATCGCCAATAAAATCGAAGACGGTATCCAAACACACGAAATAAGAAAAGAAATGCTTCGCGAGCAAAAGAAGATCAACCAGGATGCTATTCGCCGGAAGATGATTCAAGGACAGTTGAATGCTCAATTTGGCATTCGGAAAAATTAAGTCCTATCTATCGCCTTGACTCCCTGTTAGGAGCAGGGTTTTTTTATGCTTAAACCTCCCCTTCAACCTCACAAAATACC from Bacillus sp. SLBN-46 encodes:
- a CDS encoding amino acid ABC transporter permease, giving the protein MDFRWDIIVEYAPLLLKGTLLTIGFSVASILIGTFLGLFIGLGKMSQKRLYALPFSWYINFFRGTPLMVQILLIHFAVVPAFIGTTNAIVAAILALSLNSAAYVAEIFRAGIQSIDKGQMEAARSLGMTHGQAMRFVILPQAFKRMIPPLGNEFIVLIKDSSLAALIAAPELMYWGRAMQGQYMRPWEPYLSAAVIYLVLTLTLNYLLNRLERRFATE
- a CDS encoding dynamin family protein — encoded protein: MTLEKQLKEKTYFTMFINEHEDIHPIQVLGEAFQEEAQKDVPDLSSIRFAQGEVYFHHKDYEAAIFKWENITDELEPWAKKNTADAYNELGLVSTAEDIYTAIKSDNLTLNTEVALHLFSLYIERGKLEAAVSTIKKTVNANPDYPNVTEIARAFFEEQQDWTNAIELAVNEAKRTETLQWFDVIHSYIEKGVAKNHQPSYFSQVLILLFNLDQKRFEQLIASLWESYLNEESYFTWITEINHLLLNLGIDRGSNWSVLSQLHKETYLSLIEGRYFIKMLQGFIPDLLTNWLRLADPSTVVISSAAVLSWNELFPESISRSIVSEAENLISTTELHFDEQDECLSLLNSILSWAEAHDMGKNNRVKWIVDQLSDFDTQHIFIAGLSGSGKSAFINMVLGEELQDGPTSSMVMFTDAEEEEILEITDNAFTILPGFTDFQERMDRRRNALESIIEFRHPNQFLQENRIAFIDTPGLKGNQYEQFEVLRNLHVADRILFVLDANSPFSEKERKVLSQIQELAPDIPVHFVLSKMDTIDNEQEAIQIFDETRSLIHSYLPDANVFAFSSQYDRKQQLLDLTKFIQSIKYTRNIEDKRLAKLLYFIRTTISSLLQKRIEVENQLVESIRWNEEMLIKLNGAVNQLRDTEVQKTKAIVSSYRAIKETIQQDISATVPKMLQECSSLIKEDSNFSKIHLELNEEMNRRIQEYLEQTVMPNFYLSFQKWIETCHEEFNQSQEYLNEMGEGFNQMYGEERLKLECDFKVLDDWRRDTDRMTSRFQLETVNILLRRTPSQFLLKSAGKLLGAISHNKALLYNKYKSFVENEDYSEAITAINQQFFQSFELFEKSLERDVTLFFKSPAIVLNGSVDETRKEIQTNQEMLNKLNTNPEMFRDPLTLFEARLRQFEWMTVAGKGMQTIY
- a CDS encoding amino acid ABC transporter ATP-binding protein; translation: MIQVKKLKKSFGSNEVLKDINVTVKPQEVVVVIGPSGSGKSTFLRCLNMLETITGGHVCIEGVDLTDKQTDINKVRTEVGMVFQQFNLFPHKKVIENIMLAPMKVRNVPAEKAREKGLELLRKVGLEDKAEAYPDSLSGGQKQRVAIARALAMEPKIMLFDEPTSALDPEMVGEVLEVMKQLAKEGMTMVVVTHEMGFAKEVGDRVIFMDGGLIVEENVPIELFEHPKEERTKAFLSKVL
- a CDS encoding basic amino acid ABC transporter substrate-binding protein; protein product: MKKLKLVSTVFMVAFLLILSACGTSKTGGDGEKTLRVVTDAAYAPFEYQDKDKIVGFDVDFVNAVAKEAGYDVKIEHVGWDPIFVEIEKKTADFAVSAITITPERQESYDFTVPYFLSKNEILVPKGSPIKSAKDLEGKKIAVQNGTTGQEVVENLFGKNNSNLKKFENNNLAILELKNGGVDAVVADNSVVETYVKNNPKDNFEFIEDDGAFENEFYGLLLPKGSKLKGDLDKAVKKVIDNGTYAKIYKKWFDVEPDTNVLKDQQ
- a CDS encoding MerR family transcriptional regulator; amino-acid sequence: MGKDLSYKDKKVITIGIVRDLTGLSERQIRYYEERKLIFPERSAGGSRKFSFSDVELLMEIANKIEDGIQTHEIRKEMLREQKKINQDAIRRKMIQGQLNAQFGIRKN